Genomic segment of Schistocerca nitens isolate TAMUIC-IGC-003100 chromosome 9, iqSchNite1.1, whole genome shotgun sequence:
TATCAGACTTCCCTTCTGTGAGGGATGTTACTGGtctttcaggaacactgttttctTTGTCACTTTCCTTCTGTTCAGTTTCAAAAGTAACAGTCTCTCGTTGAGTATGTGACCCATAGCAGTCAGGGACATCATTAGCATAAGAATCTTTCATCTTGCAAGGATCACATAAACTGTAAGGACGGCAACGCCAATTTGCACACCGATCTGAAGGAGATCTCTGATCAGTGGGtggtgtcatttttttatttggagAACAACTCAACTTGTGGTTAAATGATCCTTTCTTTTCACAAGCCATCAAGCCACTGTCAAGATCAAGGCAATCTTCttttatatcacttaataaatCGGAATTTAGTCTTCTTTTCCCTGAGAATTTCCTATTACTTGCTGAATGCTGTGCACGCCTTGTTTTCAAGTGATTCATTTTCTGATTCTGTGGTGTATGGGGAGTACCTGTACCTTTGGTTGAGTCTGTTACAGTGATGGACTTATGCTGATTGTCACGAGAGAGTGTGCAGTGCTTTCTGTGATGTTCTCTGCTATAGTCTGCCCTGTCCCTGTATTTACCAAAATCATTATTGTGATCTCTGTACCTCCAATTATTATTTGGCAAGATGCTTAAGCTCTGTTTCTTCTGACGAAGTTTCACTGGGTCCCTCCGAGCAGACCGCAATATTTTACTACCTGTGCTGCATCTGTCCAGGTCTCCAGTTCCTGGTATCTTGCTTCCTACTTGTGATTTCGTGACTTCTGCATAAGACTGCTTTGGCTCAGCAGTTACTTTTTCTTGTATCTGTATTTCGACAGGTGATGTTGGGGAATCTTCAGGTGACATATTTTTTGTAGTATCCATTATCTGCTCTTGATAAACTAAATTATTTGTGTTCAACAGATGAAAGCTTTGCGAAAACAAGAAAGCAGCATCAACTGCTCCTGCTTTGATGTATTCTTTTGTACTTTCCTTGGAATTCATTGCAGACATTGAtatatataggttattgttagtcccaATTATGTTGTTGTACTGCTCCAAAACTCTTCCCCAGAAATTGTTCTCCCTGCCTGTAGATGAACCTATCAAACATTTACTGCCTATAAAACCACCAATCAGTTTAGAAAAGCTGTTACCTACTGGTAAACGACAGCCAAATGGGTTAATgaagttattcttcatgtttacaactTCAGCACCTGGGTCCTTACACTTGAAAAGTGAGAAATTATTATCCACTGTATGAGTATTAACACTGACATCTACAAAACCTTGCTGCATTGATTTTGGGTGTATAGCAGACAACCCAAGCATATGCAACGGGCTAAATCCAATTTGTCCATTGTTGGGCATAAAATAATTTCCCCCACGCTCCATTTTTACAGACTCTTCACTGCCAGATAGCTGATTAAATGAACCTATTTAAAATTTACACCAACAAGGGCAAGTGCAGTCATGACcgaataaataacatttttaactcctcaattgccactttttaagTATGTCATCGTCACTGTTCCTCTTCAAATTCGAGTGTAAATTCTGATGCACACAACTGTCACTGACTCTGCGACACCAAACAAGCCAACGAGATGTGTGCCTCTTCCTTAATCGTCCAGGTTGCTTGATACCGTAACAAATCGTCTTACAACAGCAAAATTTACACCTGTAAGTTTGATTCTTCTGTAAAACAACCGTTGTGATACTTGATATAACACTTGAATTCGATTTATTAGCACTTATCTGCGCCATTGTGGCAAATATTAGAACACTGCTACATCACACAAGTTAATACCGCCATCTTGGTAGAGAACTGAATGAATCGGACGTCAGCAAAGTCTATTGCGTTATACCAGGAAACCAATGGTAGCCCGTTGCTAGGTTTTCCCCTTTGGTTGGCAGCCCTGTATGTGGAGACAAATGAAACTTGTTGCAATCGCCATGTATGACCATTAACTATGAAATCACGGAGAAAATGGTGAATGTGCTGTAATTCCCCGTAACGTGAAAGTTAATTcacatttttgaaaaaataaaaaaaaacatggagaTTTGCAAGAAGTATACTAATCAAATCACAGCATGGACTCCTTAGATGGGAAAGGATATAAGGATTATTATGGAAAAATTATAGCAGTTTCAATATTTACCTCAAAAGGTAATGAATGCACAATGCTCCCATTGAATGACTCAATAGGATGTTGAAGGAGGGCTGTGAGGGAGTTGTGAAGGGAAAAATACACTTTAAAATGTTGCTGAATGTGTTTCTGCTGTCTCGTCTACAAGTTATACGGAAATACTATTTACTCCATTTGGCGACAAAGGGGGTATGGTATGTAACGGTAGATCTGTCAAATACTGCTGCTGTGAATGCCACAGTTATTGCCAAATTAGgcagtttaaaaacaaaaaattgcagATAAGAAATGTGCTGTGATGCAATTATATATTGTACAAACATGCAAAGCAGGACGTAATGTGACAGCCTTTGTAGGCCCTATGGAAGATACACAAGACTTGAAGATTTACGTTTTTGGAGGGAACAACACTTGCCTATGTGAAAGAATACTATGAATTATAGCGCAATTAAATGTAAACGCACCAAACATTTCTTTACTCAAAACTTGGCAATTATTTTTCAAATAGTTAACAGGCTGTAGCACATAGCTACTTAAGATGACCACAGTTTACATTCTCGTACCAGAAACGTAAGAATATACTATCTTGTTTTTGCTGCAGGTATATTCACACGTATTTTCCCAAAATATCTGTGTCTTTCCAATTTCTTACCAAGCCCACAAGAACGAAACCAGTTCCAGTAGCTAACACAAAGTTAACACCAATTTGTATTCCTGTATTTACTCTTTCAGTCACAAATTAATAATACCTCTTGCTCTGGATAGAATCGGAGGCTCTTCTCATGTAGTAGAAATAACAGAGCCTATGCAGTCAAGCCATTTGGAAGGCTCGTCTTGTACTATCTAATCATAGTGAGTTGAAATGGCTTTCCTCTTATCTTAATCCaacaagaaattaaatttaatcATTTTCATCCCTGGTATTGCTTATTACTAGAAAAGCACCACACACTTTGACTACCCTAGCAAAATAAGGTCACAAGACCTCTCCCAAATCCCCAGCACATTTTCTATGTAAAGATTATCAGTGACGCATAAATTAATGTCCACACACCAGTTGGTAACATGATAGACAATAGCAAAACAAAAGTCAAAATATTGAATACTGTACTGTCTTCAAATTTTCCTtaa
This window contains:
- the LOC126203094 gene encoding uncharacterized protein LOC126203094; the encoded protein is MERGGNYFMPNNGQIGFSPLHMLGLSAIHPKSMQQGFVDVSVNTHTVDNNFSLFKCKDPGAEVVNMKNNFINPFGCRLPVGNSFSKLIGGFIGSKCLIGSSTGRENNFWGRVLEQYNNIIGTNNNLYISMSAMNSKESTKEYIKAGAVDAAFLFSQSFHLLNTNNLVYQEQIMDTTKNMSPEDSPTSPVEIQIQEKVTAEPKQSYAEVTKSQVGSKIPGTGDLDRCSTGSKILRSARRDPVKLRQKKQSLSILPNNNWRYRDHNNDFGKYRDRADYSREHHRKHCTLSRDNQHKSITVTDSTKGTGTPHTPQNQKMNHLKTRRAQHSASNRKFSGKRRLNSDLLSDIKEDCLDLDSGLMACEKKGSFNHKLSCSPNKKMTPPTDQRSPSDRCANWRCRPYSLCDPCKMKDSYANDVPDCYGSHTQRETVTFETEQKESDKENSVPERPVTSLTEGKSDNASAKPVACSDSSPTEYEIFVSTRCPMLRTRISSECSIDSEDSFVIMFDAGGDDSCEETSSETASVCSDSDSSESEDDEVSSINSQCLTSEEHIDPNDDDDVYCYDDDDDDDEDDEIDFNDDAEIEGLICVSKTELKEANERWKSAYEDIPSAEKEPEKVQFAKTPELKTVHKIIAWDFAYRAARVGPWELIARDRIRFHRRIEHMSRILSPVLQNQHRSNIWEKFHKDTLDVP